The genomic region AACTTTCAAATTCTGAATCAAATTCACtactatatttatttttattatgttcGTTACTTTCttcttcatcattttcttcgTCATCTTCTTCTTCACTTACTTCATCTTTCCCTTTATCTTCTTTCTTGTCTGTTTtatctattttttcttctttattCATGTTCAAATtttctaataattttttatttccctttttattattatcactattgttattttcatcatcaCCTTTTCCCttattacttttattattttttttttttcctcgAACTTTctcattattattgtcaCTATAATCAAACTCATCCATATCATCAAAACTTGTAGCATAAACACCTATATGCTCttgtataattttgaagaaattatttaatcCATTTCCTACTacatcatttattttatcattatttgattttttatcatttccCCACCCTTTagatgtttttttatttccagtatttttatatgaatcATCATACGATGCATATGGTTTATTAATTACATGAATTAACACGTTAATATATTCTTCCAAATGTGAATTACTTATTCCTCCATCCACAGATAAGTTTAGCTGTTCATAAAAATCGTTCAGCGCAGCTAGCTATAAAAGGGTAAAGAAGGGGGAAAATGTGAACATGTGCATAAGCTTTATACATgtaacatatatacaacactccaaaaaaaatgataaataatagatataatttttgtttgttttaaaaCATCATATGTGTACAAAAATGATAGTAATAACAAGAATAGAGcatataagaaaaaactAATTTTTCGTAAAAAGtcaaaaatacaaaaaaaagaaaataaaaacaaactATTTTACAGGAATCTAAACACAAGCAAATGTATACGTATAAAATTCAGAAAGCTAATATAACAACAGCTTACCTTCTCGGATTCGTTTCCATGTTTTAtagtatttattatatatgaatattgtGAGTTCTCaaaaatcatatattttttcatgattatttaaatcatattatatatatcatattatatttcaaGGTAAAATcctattaataaatatatatgcaatataaatatatgataaaaatacctaataataagaattaaaataaataaaataatatatgcaaaaatatctttaaaaaaaatattatacatgcaatgcaaaaaatataaataaaaataaacgtGATATGAAATCAAAAAacacgaaaaaaaaaatgcaaaaaaaaatattgcgatataaaaaaagtcttacataacatatataaataaatattttatcgtaaaaacaaaaatatatatatacaattaaaaattataatatttttattctacatttgaaaattatattaatggTAATTACCTTTtatgtgtatttttttttgtactgttattattattatttataagcCAATCAAGCATATCAcataacaattttatatataaggaaaaaagagaaattatatatattatttcataataCATAACAAgttaataattaaataaataaataaatatatatatatatatatatatatgcaatattCAGTAATAGCTGAAGTGTAGAAATAAATCTCCCACAAAAAATAGATATATTgatcaatatttttaaacagGGAAAATGGAGATTATAAGATAAAGCTTttattctttaatttttatgttataaaacttcacatatttataaatatcataCAGGCAtataatgtataaatacaatatataacatatattcttaataagaaaaaatggTGAAAATaggataaaatataaatttacaagttttttttttccccaCACTATATCCTTTCtgtttttatcatatttcttttagctttttttttgtataatcTTTATGTAATAGCTTAgattgatttttttttaaaaggaACATAAATATGCAACAAAAATGCGTGTACCATTTATTATAAGTAATTTATATGAGTATATATACTTGGAAAATTTTACGATAAgcttatatataaaatatacgCCGTTCCTATAAGGTATAAATctgaaatattatacaataaaaaacagtgaaataaattatatatgaaatattcatgtatatgtattttgcataaatcttatgtatatatatatatatatgcgtATGTGTACACACCTATAACCTTTCTATAAAAACACTTTAATAAAAAccaattttttcaaataatataaaatgataaatgTGTCAATTTAATAAACTATGTATAAACCTTTCAAATAGGCGTAAATATTTAAGTCTATATAAGGATCAATGCCATTgttttgataaatattccatattttgtttttttattttatatattattataaaatcaattaacagtttttttaatgatacataatataaataatctTAGTGggattattatttttttttaaatgtgcTTTTATTTACCAACTTAATATGTATACACatatcataataaaaacatatttaagTTTTACGATAATATGTGATATTTagtaaatattatcatctcaatacttatttttatattaaaatctttgaaaatattttaaaatatattacattaGATTAATTCTTAAGCAATGAAagattttcattttctatttttaatcaattaaaatatgtgtagctatatatgtgtgcatatatacaaattaaacatttatacatataatattttcccatatattttacagTTTACAAACAATTATAcacttatatatataaaagtaaTTTTGTCTACTATCCTTAAAACTAGttttattacataaattattattttatgcaattataataaatatatagaataaaatatttaatacctatatatataactttttaaGAATATcaatgataaatattaatttgatATGTATTTCTATTTAAGGGGAAAAAGTAATTGttactttttaaaaattattgttatattttctgaataaacaaaatgaattatattaaaattaggCAATTGTGAAAGTATATACATTTCGTTTTTTGAGGGTATTAATTAAACTTATATATCCCTGAATAAATACcgtataatttatattacatatatcaAACTTGCTATTATGTATGTTAAGGATGGACTAATAATCAATAAATTGgtataaaaatggaaagataaaaaaggaatgataaaaaattaaatcgAAATAATTAAGAATAAAGTTTCATATTTCTCCAAACGACTTGTTTTACAAAGCAAATGAAATAGGATACCCTCTGAGTAGTTACATACATGATAAGGTCgtcttattttttaaaacaacGATATTTAGTTTAATTCACTTTTTATACAACTTAATAGTGTGTAGATAGTTGGTATGTCATATtgaaatattgtttttttatatttttcataaaagtATGTATatggataaaaaaaataagtttataaataaggtataaatgataatatttatgaatatattttattaatactatggaatgataatattgtgcaataaaggaaaattatatatcaataagctttttaattttaatttgtttatttttttgtattacaTTTTACTAATGTTCTTTAATGATGTATctcttaaaatttttagttcattacattttatttattattattttaatttttttacataccCACGATGAAccgtgaaaaaaaaaaagatataattaaaaacaaatgttacaaaacatataaaaattgtaaacaaaacataaataaaagtaataaacataattaaaataaaaattatcataaataaaatatatataataaaataaatattattaaaactaCAAAATTTCccaaaaaaatacacaacTTTAATGTAACATATTTAGTTTATCATAAACAAAACTTATGATGAAATCGTATTGTTTCCTTTCTTTtatgtttaatatatttgaaataatCCAGCAACTAAACACATATGCAACCttttccatatttattCACCTATTTGTACtttgtacatatatacagGTATGAttgcatttattttattatcgtATTAGCGAAAGTGTAAAATAGTaggaaaaatgaaaaacaGGCCAGTTTACGAAAATGGGTTTTTAATTGTCGAAGactataattttattacatatacAAAAACTAATGCAAGGAAAATATCATGGtatgcaaaaaataaaaaatttaacaaCTTCAACATTGgaacatatttatacaaaatattgaaGAATTATAATGTtagttttataaataaaagcaaaatcttaaaattaattgtggaaaataaattttatgaaaaaatagtgAAAAATGTTAAACTCATAATTAAATCAATTATTAAACTAAAAAACAAAGTCGAAAATGTCTActtgtttataaaatttgttagttcaaaatgtattttaaaaatgtccacgttttattatttaaaatatataattgaacaaatttatcaaaaaaaattagagAAAATAGTTCGTGTTGTTTTGCCAATATCAGATTTACACAAATTATACtcgtatatatattttcaaaattttctaatcactaattattatgaacatatattatcaaaaagtattttaaatgaacttaaaatgtattatggattatttattatattaaataagcATAGCAAAAATgttacacatatatatgaaaaaatatatggacTTGATTTTATCACCGTGAATGAGGAAAAATGTagatcaaaaaaaaaaaaaaaaaaaaaaactatccacaatattattaatggTAACAATAGTACaaacaataaaaacaataataatacttcCATTAACATAAATGAGTTTCTTAAATTTTGTGAAAACAGTAATACacaaaatatgaacaacTGGAAAGAATTAAAACAAGAAGAAAAGGTAAATgattcatatattaaaataaatacaaaaacaaaacacattttaaaatgtgtAAAAATAGATAAAGGTAGATgtagaaataaatataaaaaacaaactgacataaaaattgaaaagtataaaattcaaaaaactGTATACAAAAgcttaaataaaaatgatataggTTTATTTGCAGGAACTTTTGATAAAATACATATGGGACATACacttcttttattttattcaattttgttaaccaacaaatttttttatattggattatataataataaaaatatttataaaaaaaaatactgcGAAGAAATTGatgatttaaaattaagaatatttcatatatatgatatattattcttaATATCAAATGCttataatatacaatttattttttataattttgatagTGTAATAccttttataaaaattaaaaattcacACACCATTTTATATCAAATTGCaatgaaaaataacaaaaataaacttAAAGAAATATCGGAATCGTATCGAGACAAATACAGAAAATACATAAGTAATAGTTATTACAGAAATTGTAGTAAATACAatcaaagaaaaaaaatattttttgtgtcaaaatatactaatttgttgaaaaaaaaataccaatctttaataaaaacaaatatagaaaaattatatcagAATGAAAAATGGAGGGGAAACAAGCTTCTTTgttcaaataaatacaagaagaaaatttggaattatttaaaattccATATTaattacaataaaaataaaagtgaaaaaaaaattatagttTTAAAAAGAATACACGATCCATTTTCGTTTGCCCTTGATATTCGagatttattttgtttgaCCATGTCCAAAGAATCAGAAGTTAATggatataatattgtacAAAGGAGAAAGttattatttcaaaaaaataaaacaaattttactAAGAACGAACAAATCGAAcataattttcaaattgtgatagatgataataataataatagaaataaaGGAAACGACatcgaaaaaataaaaacatgcttaaatatttttgatacgataaatatatctaaTAGAGAAAAAATGAGTTCGACATTAATTAGAATGGAAAATAGTATATTtagaaaaggaaaattttcaaaatatttaaaatattttattgaaGCATGCTTATACTTTAATATAGACAATTTTCTCATACAAATGCATGCTGACATctttttgaaaaaagaTGGAAAGAAGAATTTCAAAAATCTTTATTTGAATACAATTAAAAGTTATTTTTgtagaagaaaaaaaaataattctaataaaaacggaattaacaaaaatgttaaaggaaaaaattttcatcaaaataaaaaaaatgacaattttattgttaatgATTTTTTCAGACACTTATTTGTTTtgatttctttttttataaatcatttttcaaaaaagtattatacacaaaataaaatccaattttttataagaaTATCCATTATtgtttctttctttttttataataacataCTTTTgcaaataacaaaaaaaaaagaacagtttataaataaaaattttataattaacaataaaagtataaaacaaaaaaattgtttatttgaTGCAAATTATGAAGACATATTTAGAATTTATATCAGTAATATGACAGAAACTATTATGGAAGAAATTGTTAACCAAGTTTTTATACTTATACTCATGATTTTGTCTACTTCAATTATATGCAAAATGTTtcattttgatttatttccaaatgttaattatcaaaaaaataattcgtcaaaaaatatgacaAATTTGCAAAAAGTGTACGATTGGgcaatgatgaaaaaaaaaaaacatttacCTTGTTACCAAATAAagcaaaatataaaaaatgataaagatATACTTTAcgattcaaaaaaaaaaactgaaAAAAATGCCCATTACAACATTTTGGAAGATGAACAATctacttttaaaaaatattattttaatttatatttttcaaactATTTCAAAAccaaaaaaacattttatcGAACTTCAATTATAACACCATATACAATGTGTAATTACACATTAATGAGAacatacaaaaataaaaactataaCATGCTTCCTTATCAATATTGCAAATGTGTAAAAAAAggtatacaaaaaaaaggaaatagtttatattcaaatatcaaaaataatacaagtaacaataataaattagtAAATGATGTTAATAgtgataatattaaaaaaaaaaacatctTTGCTCacaattttcattttgattattcaaataaaaaagatatacaaattataaataacttttatacaataaaaattagGGAAAATGGGGAAGAGTTCAAtgatcaaaataaattaagcgaaaatgatattattaagcatgttacaaaaaatacttTATCAGGCAATATTTATAGTGAAagatttaattattttattaagataaacataaataataatgataaaataatgttttttcgaaaaatattaatctacaaatttatagacaattattttatttcatttttttccttttacttcttaaattatttgataaatgaagaaaataaaacaaaacaaaatatacagaatatgaatataaatgactttgtgtttatttttttgatacaTTTTGAAACACATATTGAAATGATTATAAATAGTTATATTAAAAGGCAATGGGAGTTGcgacaaaaaaattattatgatccgttttatccatttattcaatatcaaaaaaaatattccatcattcataaatatatgcatatgaaTTTATCACCATTAaatgattataatatagattttgaaaaagtatacaactttaaaaaaaataatactaaCTTTAAAAACACaccattttatataaaattggaAAATATGAAAGATACTAGCAATTATAAtgttttatcattttacaacataatttttcagCATATCTTAActtatgaaaattattattacccATATTTCGCTgcattaaattatttgcatttaaatttattctaattttttttaatttatttcatttatttttaagcATGTATAGTTTATATTCAGTATATTATTCCTCCATattgtctttttttattatcccCTTTGTTAATGTGgacaattttatttgaattgtATGTTATATagtttataattaataaagtatatttttattagttaGAGCCATACTCTATGTGTTTTGATGTCTACATACACATgcatatgttttttttgttaagtttttttttgtattctttttaatatttttcattagtcatttttgaaaatttaaaaaagagaaataataaaattactctatttttaacatttaaaaatagcTAGTTATGTTTTTGAATTTGTATTAGCAaatatcataatttataGATTGATAATTTATATGCTTTATAACgcatacataaaaaaaatatataaaataaacaaaaataaaaaaaaataaaaaaaatgaaaaagtgTATATAAATCAAACACATAGACCATATTCCCAAATGGAATGTACCCAAAAGAGAGAATCACAAAACGgaacatattatatatatagctaGTTTgtttcaaatatatttatttttttttataatagaAATTATGACAGTAGTATCATCGGGCTTCCCCatgttaaaatattttttgtatttgtcatatatatattccgATATAGgtgttaatataattttgtctTTGGATTTATTCGATTGAATATCGTCATAATTAACtttatcaaatatttcCATATGCTCTTCagaaaattttgaaaatatattagtaaTTTCATTACTTtcttttgtatttttttcagtTTGTTTACACGAGGTTATTTGTtcagaatattttttaattttctgactgttcatattttttttcttttctttgtctatttttattcttttttttagaagCCTGTTATCTAGTTGTTGGTTAGCTAAAATATTTGAGAGTTCCATAATTTCATCACAAgcttttttaatatttaagtatatattattttttttgtcaaataaaattaaatcaGAAGTATCGTATAGGCATGCGTCGCTaggtatttttttcttcgcaataaaaattttttttttgtttgttttgtttaaaTGCATAAAATCACTTATATTATAGCTATTTTGATCATGATttatatcaaatttatttttgttaacaTATTCATTTGATGATTCAATTAAAGTATTTTCCTCAATTAACtgtttattatcatttccCTCCTTTCCTTTATTTAATGAcgttaaataattttcagtatttatttcttttattctttgatttttaaaaagaGTTGAGCTATTATcactcattttttttttataaacacTATCGTGAGTGTGttgtatattatcattctttcctttattaaaaaacatgTTCTTAATTTTGGaagaaaatgtaaatttattcttactatattttattatattattcatattattattattgttgtTAATACTATTATTCGATTCTCTTTTACTTATACAATCTTTTAAAGAATGTTCATATTCTTTATCATTAGAATTGCTGTTTATAGTATAATATTCGTTTCCTTTCGTTTGTTTACAATGTATTATATCAAAACGATTATTATCGTCTGATATTTGAGTATTATTTAGGTtaggaatatatttttcatcaaattttattttgctaTTACAATTATGTTCATCATAtctttcatatttataaaaagaatTGTATATTGGTTGTGatgaaattttatttgtctTGGTactgttttttatattatttaatattaatttattaatattattgattgtttttttatattcttcatAAAAGTTTATgaaatgttttaattttataaaattattaaaatttattatataaaaattattataaagaacttttattatatcatcaTCATATAAATTGTCAAATAAACCATCACTTCCACTTATAATTATATCGTTGGTTTTTATATCAACAATAGAATAATCAGAATATCTTAAACATTTTGCAATAATATcactatatttattcatttttaaatctACTTTTAATGCCATACTATTTGTATTACTATTTAAAcccttttttatatttgatgGCATAAACGTAATCTGGTATGGgcaattaaaataatgttgTTGGATTTTagatttataaattatatcaaattcacaaatattttctttattatatctaaATCGGTAATTATTAaagttataatttttcttattttttgattcttttaaaatatttttagaaaccacattattatcattgtactctatttcatttctttgtacattattttcttttttcttgATTTGTTGGTCATTCATCATATCTTcatattgaaaaatatcCACTTCTTCATATTTCTGGTTATTGTTTAAAATGTCAGTTCTATCCAAAgtaaaaattttcattaaatttttataccCAGTATCATCTAATGTATTTTTAGctaaaattgttttatcatcattatcATAAGATATTTCACTTTCTGTTTTAGTTGAAATGTATTGAGAAATTAATGTGTTTGATCTTATATTTGAATAAGCATCTAATTCTTTGTCTTTTATTGTAAATGATAAATCTcctattttataattattatcagATAAAATTTCATCAAAATATTGGAGCATACATTCATCAAATTCTTCttcaatatataaaataatatcttcattttttttttttttttcaaatttttttttgtcataCAACCCATTAAAAAGATCGCTTTCtatcaattttttgttattcgaatatatattcattaaacCTGATTTTATATTCTCCAAAGAAtttagatatatattttcacatTCATATTTTGAAGATTTTTGAGATAACTTTTCGTTTattagaaaattatttttttgagaaATATCTTCGTATAGATGATCAGAATATGCAACATTTTCATCAACTACAGGTATTTcacatttttcaaaaattttatttctcaTTAATCCGTTTTCCTTTGtctcatttttattttcattttcgtCACTTTTATCACTATCTATTTCATATTCTTCACTATTTTCCAAATGCTCCGATTCTGTAActcttatttttattttttcaaaaattgtattatttacaaaatcTTTTTTTAGCCTAACAATTAACATTTGGCAATCTCCAATACTACAAATATGTAACTTATCTTTGTTtaaagatgaaaataatagtgtCGATGCtccaaaaaaattagaagaACAAGCACTTCGACATATAATAGGTTTTAATATTTGATCAGAATTATATGTCatattatactttttaaatatCTCTTTGTTTTGCTCTTCAAATAAtccattatatatattttgataaaaatataaatttagacatttttttaaaaggtCATTAGAAAAATTGCTAACATTAATTCcgctattttttatagacGAAACCCCATCAGCTATTGCTATAATATGATCACTATACAATAATGCATCgccatttttataattaccattaatatattttttttcattaggAGCGCTATTAGCTTTGtgcaataaaatatatttttgtttttttgctattttataaaatatgttcatcatatgtatataatctTCTATCAATTTTTCCGtttgtttattttccaatatattaaaagaactaaaaaaattagcatatattgttttataaaatattaaaggCAAGTCTACGTAttctatattaaataatttattaaaagaattTTCACAATATTCattcaaatttatatattcattttttttctttgtttCACAATCATcttctattattttcatacaactattttttacatatttatcaaaatcaCACAAAAAGCTTTTTTCCATTACACCTGATTCACCCCATTTTACACAATTTCCTTCATTTTTACtccctttttttaaacacaCTGCCGAATTACACATTTGAAAAATTGTTTCATCATCGTCTACACTGCAACTTAATGTATCAATATGtaaacatttatttaaaaaactttccatatttatattttcattttattacaCAAAACAAATGGCTTAGTTTGtgttcaaaatatatatatgtgtataatattcagctataataacataaacaaaatataaatcgaaaaataacaaaaaaaaataagtaaacaaattaattaataaattaatatgtaATTAATCAAGTAATAATAAGGTAAATGatagtaaataaattaattaaagtATAGATTAATGTGTACTTAAAAagtgtaaaaaaaaaactgaaaatttttcatatatccATTTTATGTACACGTTGATTTCCAATTTATACTACTATGAAGTATTCTCaacaataaaaacaaaGCAATTAAATGTTTTAACCAAAAATTTGTAAAAGTGTAACACTTATAAATTTTAgagaaatattattcattttaaccctttttatttgtacactattttttttattttgaaaattttgtaaatgcAATAAAATGAACACTACCCAATTTCCTACACAAGAGGtttacacatatatatggcaatataattgttatagttgttattatataattaataaatatattttttatgtatatttgtAAAGTAAGAATAGGAAAATAGGACAATTTAATAAGCACTATCTATGcattaaatattaactAAAAACATTATATTAATCTATAAGAgagataa from Plasmodium berghei ANKA genome assembly, chromosome: 8 harbors:
- a CDS encoding phosphopantetheine adenylyltransferase, putative; protein product: MKNRPVYENGFLIVEDYNFITYTKTNARKISWYAKNKKFNNFNIGTYLYKILKNYNVSFINKSKILKLIVENKFYEKIVKNVKLIIKSIIKLKNKVENVYLFIKFVSSKCILKMSTFYYLKYIIEQIYQKKLEKIVRVVLPISDLHKLYSYIYFQNFLITNYYEHILSKSILNELKMYYGLFIILNKHSKNVTHIYEKIYGLDFITVNEEKCRSKKKKKKKTIHNIINGNNSTNNKNNNNTSININEFLKFCENSNTQNMNNWKELKQEEKVNDSYIKINTKTKHILKCVKIDKGRCRNKYKKQTDIKIEKYKIQKTVYKSLNKNDIGLFAGTFDKIHMGHTLLLFYSILLTNKFFYIGLYNNKNIYKKKYCEEIDDLKLRIFHIYDILFLISNAYNIQFIFYNFDSVIPFIKIKNSHTILYQIAMKNNKNKLKEISESYRDKYRKYISNSYYRNCSKYNQRKKIFFVSKYTNLLKKKYQSLIKTNIEKLYQNEKWRGNKLLCSNKYKKKIWNYLKFHINYNKNKSEKKIIVLKRIHDPFSFALDIRDLFCLTMSKESEVNGYNIVQRRKLLFQKNKTNFTKNEQIEHNFQIVIDDNNNNRNKGNDIEKIKTCLNIFDTINISNREKMSSTLIRMENSIFRKGKFSKYLKYFIEACLYFNIDNFLIQMHADIFLKKDGKKNFKNLYLNTIKSYFCRRKKNNSNKNGINKNVKGKNFHQNKKNDNFIVNDFFRHLFVLISFFINHFSKKYYTQNKIQFFIRISIIVSFFFYNNILLQITKKKEQFINKNFIINNKSIKQKNCLFDANYEDIFRIYISNMTETIMEEIVNQVFILILMILSTSIICKMFHFDLFPNVNYQKNNSSKNMTNLQKVYDWAMMKKKKHLPCYQIKQNIKNDKDILYDSKKKTEKNAHYNILEDEQSTFKKYYFNLYFSNYFKTKKTFYRTSIITPYTMCNYTLMRTYKNKNYNMLPYQYCKCVKKGIQKKGNSLYSNIKNNTSNNNKLVNDVNSDNIKKKNIFAHNFHFDYSNKKDIQIINNFYTIKIRENGEEFNDQNKLSENDIIKHVTKNTLSGNIYSERFNYFIKININNNDKIMFFRKILIYKFIDNYFISFFSFYFLNYLINEENKTKQNIQNMNINDFVFIFLIHFETHIEMIINSYIKRQWELRQKNYYDPFYPFIQYQKKYSIIHKYMHMNLSPLNDYNIDFEKVYNFKKNNTNFKNTPFYIKLENMKDTSNYNVLSFYNIIFQHILTYENYYYPYFAALNYLHLNLF
- a CDS encoding protein phosphatase PPM12, putative yields the protein MESFLNKCLHIDTLSCSVDDDETIFQMCNSAVCLKKGSKNEGNCVKWGESGVMEKSFLCDFDKYVKNSCMKIIEDDCETKKKNEYINLNEYCENSFNKLFNIEYVDLPLIFYKTIYANFFSSFNILENKQTEKLIEDYIHMMNIFYKIAKKQKYILLHKANSAPNEKKYINGNYKNGDALLYSDHIIAIADGVSSIKNSGINVSNFSNDLLKKCLNLYFYQNIYNGLFEEQNKEIFKKYNMTYNSDQILKPIICRSACSSNFFGASTLLFSSLNKDKLHICSIGDCQMLIVRLKKDFVNNTIFEKIKIRVTESEHLENSEEYEIDSDKSDENENKNETKENGLMRNKIFEKCEIPVVDENVAYSDHLYEDISQKNNFLINEKLSQKSSKYECENIYLNSLENIKSGLMNIYSNNKKLIESDLFNGLYDKKKFEKKKKNEDIILYIEEEFDECMLQYFDEILSDNNYKIGDLSFTIKDKELDAYSNIRSNTLISQYISTKTESEISYDNDDKTILAKNTLDDTGYKNLMKIFTLDRTDILNNNQKYEEVDIFQYEDMMNDQQIKKKENNVQRNEIEYNDNNVVSKNILKESKNKKNYNFNNYRFRYNKENICEFDIIYKSKIQQHYFNCPYQITFMPSNIKKGLNSNTNSMALKVDLKMNKYSDIIAKCLRYSDYSIVDIKTNDIIISGSDGLFDNLYDDDIIKVLYNNFYIINFNNFIKLKHFINFYEEYKKTINNINKLILNNIKNSTKTNKISSQPIYNSFYKYERYDEHNCNSKIKFDEKYIPNLNNTQISDDNNRFDIIHCKQTKGNEYYTINSNSNDKEYEHSLKDCISKRESNNSINNNNNNMNNIIKYSKNKFTFSSKIKNMFFNKGKNDNIQHTHDSVYKKKMSDNSSTLFKNQRIKEINTENYLTSLNKGKEGNDNKQLIEENTLIESSNEYVNKNKFDINHDQNSYNISDFMHLNKTNKKKIFIAKKKIPSDACLYDTSDLILFDKKNNIYLNIKKACDEIMELSNILANQQLDNRLLKKRIKIDKEKKKNMNSQKIKKYSEQITSCKQTEKNTKESNEITNIFSKFSEEHMEIFDKVNYDDIQSNKSKDKIILTPISEYIYDKYKKYFNMGKPDDTTVIISIIKKNKYI